From Oryza brachyantha chromosome 9, ObraRS2, whole genome shotgun sequence, a single genomic window includes:
- the LOC102712110 gene encoding probable inactive receptor kinase At5g58300, whose amino-acid sequence MGWWQVLGTAVLVAAACCSRGVRGEDADEVRASVVGFLRTLAGGDGDRAVQELGWNASVAPCGPPAPWLGVHCTGDGRIEKIVLEGWGLSGTINATMLCAARALRVLSLQDNALHGGLPADISGCSGLTHIYVGANRLSGSLPPSLVRLTHLHVLNVSKNDFSGEIPAGLSKLGLARFCGNDNHFNGTIPEFELSRFEDFSVANNNLTGSIPRDVGIFGNDSFSGNSDGMCGQPSFAPCPTSSGENDGKRRGVHTIVMCLGYVLFGAGTAAFVLYMLCSKKRRHKLGRKPGGAGGKGAFSSSKATTTHTPSATPSKSAYSLPMSEERSATATAAAAAARAPSASLVVLQRSATATAAATPPSAAAVAAKSLRFEDLLKSPAELLGRGRFGSAYKVVVPGGAALAVKRVKDAAVGEEEEEEFRRRMERVGKARHPAVLPPLAFYCAMQEKLVVYEFQSNGSLAKLLHGSVESSRTALDWPARLHIAAKIADGMAFMHDALRGDGANANLSFSEEDEASAFDGGAVAHGNLKASNVLFTAAMEPRISEYGVTAPPQSSAPSDAAALNADVRAYGVLLLELLTGKATADGAELARWVTSVIREEWTAEVFDRVMLSAGGAGDDVASEQRMVRLLQIAMRCVDASSPPPTMREVAGMVNAICEEDGRSVSSEARARHGRTPRN is encoded by the exons ATGGGGTGGTGGCAGGTTCTCGGCACGGCCGTgctcgtggcggcggcgtgctgctcccgcggcgtgcgcggcgaggacgccgACGAAGTCAGGGCGTCTGTCGTCGGCTTCCTGCGCACGCTCgccggaggcgacggcgaccgggctGTGCAGGAGCTCGGGTGGAACGCGTCCGTCGCGCCGTGcggcccgccggcgccgtggctCGGTGTCCACTGCACCGGAGACGGCCGGATCGAGAAGATAGTGCTCGAGGGCTGGGGCTTGAGCGGCACCATCAACGCGACGATGCtctgcgccgcgcgcgcgctccgcgTGCTGAGCCTCCAAGACAACGCGCTGCACGGCGGCCTCCCCGCCGACATCTCGGGCTGCTCCGGCCTGACGCATATCTACGTCGGCGCCAACCGGCTCTCCGGCAGCCTGCCGCCTTCGCTCGTCCGGCTCACCCACCTCCATGTGCTCAACGTCTCCAAGAACGACTTCTCCGGCGAGATCCCCGCGGGGCTCAGCAAGCTCGGCCTCGCGAGATTCTGCGGGAACGACAACCATTTCAACGGCACCATCCCGGAGTTCGAGCTGTCCAGGTTCGAGGACTTCAGCGTCGCGAACAACAACCTCACTGGGTCGATTCCCAGGGACGTCGGCATCTTCGGCAACGACAGCTTCTCGGGCAACTCCGACGGCATGTGCGGCCAGCCGAGCTTCGCGCCGTGTCCAACAAGCTCCGGTGAGAACGACGGGAAGAGAAGAGGAGTGCACACGATCGTCATGTGTCTCGGCTACGTCCTCTTCGGCGCCGGCACAGCGGCCTTCGTCTTGTACATGCTCTGCTCCAAGAAGAGGAGGCACAAGCTGGGGCGGAAGCCcgggggcgccggcggcaagggtgcgttcagcagcagcaaggcgacgacgacgcacaCGCCGTCCGCCACACCCAGCAAGTCGGCCTACTCCCTGCCGATGTCGGAGGAGCGGAGcgccacggcgacggcagcggcggcggcggcgcgcgcaccGTCGGCGTCCCTGGTGGTGCTGCAGCgctcggccacggccacggccgcagcgacgccgccgtcggcggcggcggtggcggcgaagagCCTGCGGTTCGAGGACCTGCTCAAGTCGCCGGCGGAGCTGCTGGGGCGCGGCAGGTTCGGGAGCGCGTACAAGGTGGTGGTGCCCGGCGGGGCGGCGCTCGCGGTGAAGCGGGTGAAGGACGCggcggtgggggaggaggaggaggaggagttccgGCGGCGTATGGAGCGCGTCGGGAAGGCGAGACACCCGGCCGTGCTGCCGCCGCTGGCGTTCTACTGCGCCATGCAGGAGAAGCTGGTGGTGTACGAGTTCCAGAGCAATGGCAGCCTCGCCAAGCTTCTCCATG GATCTGTGGAGAGCAGCCGGACTGCACTGGACTGGCCGGCGCGCCTCCACATCGCCGCCAAGATCGCCGACGGCATGGCGTTCATGCACGACGCcctgcgcggcgacggcgcgaacGCGAACTTGTCATTctcggaggaggacgaggccTCCGcgttcgacggcggcgccgtcgcgcaCGGCAACCTCAAGGCCTCCAACGTCCTCTTCACGGCCGCCATGGAGCCTCGCATCAGCGAGTACGGcgtcaccgcgccgccgcagtcgTCCGCGCCGTCTGACGCCGCTGCCCTCAACGCGGACGTGCGCGCGTAcggcgtgctgctgctggagctgCTCACCGGGAAGGCCACGGCTGACGGCGCCGAGCTGGCGCGGTGGGTGACGTCCGTCATCCGGGAGGAGTGGACGGCCGAGGTGTTCGACCGCGTCATGCTCTCcgcaggcggcgccggcgacgacgtcgccaGCGAGCAGCGGATGGTTCGTCTTCTGCAGATCGCCATGAGGTGCGTCgacg